Proteins encoded by one window of Rubinisphaera margarita:
- a CDS encoding ArsR/SmtB family transcription factor, which yields MPVETKKQAQIYEQLSGIGGALANPHRLKMLQLLTHGERTIDELGQLTEQSLAATSAHVKSLKASHLVSTEKRGRSTFCYLSDARVLELWLRLRDLGEIIVPEIREIMREDFDADTGLSPLTPNDLNTRLKRGRFILLDLRPGAEFEKGHLPRARNIPFDTLETACEHLPRKTPLLVYCRGPFCAAAMEGNQRLRDQSFNSLRLRFSVPEWRAAGLPVEEN from the coding sequence ATGCCAGTGGAAACGAAGAAGCAGGCTCAGATTTACGAGCAGTTGTCGGGGATCGGCGGAGCGCTTGCTAACCCCCATCGTCTGAAAATGCTGCAATTGCTCACCCATGGAGAGAGGACAATCGACGAACTCGGTCAATTGACCGAGCAGTCGTTAGCCGCCACGAGCGCTCATGTGAAATCCCTCAAGGCGAGTCACCTGGTCAGCACGGAGAAACGAGGGAGAAGCACCTTCTGCTACTTAAGTGACGCTCGCGTGCTCGAGTTGTGGCTGCGGCTCAGGGATCTGGGGGAAATCATTGTTCCCGAGATCAGGGAAATCATGAGAGAGGACTTTGATGCCGACACGGGACTTTCGCCGCTGACGCCGAATGATCTGAACACCAGGCTGAAAAGAGGGCGATTTATCCTTCTCGACCTCCGGCCCGGCGCCGAGTTTGAGAAAGGACATCTGCCCCGGGCCCGGAATATTCCATTCGACACTCTCGAGACTGCCTGCGAGCACCTGCCTCGCAAGACGCCTCTGCTGGTCTATTGCCGGGGGCCTTTCTGTGCGGCGGCCATGGAAGGAAACCAGCGCCTTCGCGATCAGTCGTTTAATTCGCTCCGGCTTAGATTCAGCGTACCCGAGTGGAGAGCGGCCGGGCTTCCCGTGGAAGAGAATTAA